AAACCGAAAGGGAGGTACGCAGCTGATACTACAAACTAGTACCGTGTGTGTCGTGTATGATACCCGACGATTTGTTCCGTCCACCGTAAACTACTAGCCGCAAGCATGCGGAGTTGGTTTGGGAGTGGGTGCACCAACGACGACACCCGACACGTGCGAATGAGGGCAACGTCCCGCTGCAGTATTCCCCCATTATGACGCTGGAGTTCACCAACCTGATCAGTGTCTGTCTACCATTCCAAACATCCGCCCGTGCCTACCTGGATCAACCTGAAACTGGCGGCGATATATATGCTGCTAGCTGGCAGCTCTCTAAAGTagtacatacataaatatatccaGTCACGTTTGTGTACGTTGACTCTCCGGATTAGGTTCTGTTTGTAACAAACCACCTAAAAGCATACTAGCCTCCTGTATTAAATTAGGATGCAAGGTCAAGGACGGCAAACAGACAAAAGGCACACGTTTAGTCAGTGTGAGGACATATATGACGACAGTGACACGGACCCCCCCAGTTCACCGCGCCCGGCGCGCATCAACTTTGTTGTATCATGCACTGCCCGTGGCACGACGACCACCTAACTCTTGAAAATTCCATCACCAGGAATACAAATCGTGAGGCTGAATTCACGGTCATTGCTTGGAAATCGGAATGCGTGGATGATGAATGCACACTGAACTGCTGGCTGGCTGATTGGAGTTTGAAGCTAGCCACGGATGAGGCGAGGACCAGACGTCCAGCCCTACCACCACGCATGAAACCATCACCCAGAATGTGTTTGGTAGGCAGTAGGATCGGACGGCACATGGCAGGACCAGACGTCCAGACCTACCACCACGGATGAGTAGTGGTTTGCAACGCACAACAATATCCACACAAAACAAGGTGCTGCGTGTTCCGTTCCTAGATACATATAACAACTACTGTACATCATACACGTGAACACGTCGAAGACTGAAGAGAGTCACGGCAGAAGATTTCCGTGAGCTGCTGCAACAAGAATTCCAGTTCTACTGACCACAATCAGCGCTGCCGCTGGCCTACCCAGCATGCATTTGCAGGCAGATCAAAAGAGGAACCagcacagcctgttcgtttggctgtagcttgtcgtaaacgatcgtaaattttcaaccgaaacagtatttttctctcacacaaaccatccagcggtactttttcacgaaccaacgacgatacgaatcagccaaccgaacaggctggtaTCTGCACCAGCACGTTGTTGCGCAACGAAGACCTGGAAGactagaattttttttttgatagaATGAAAGACTAGAATTAGCGCGAGGAATTAAGGAGGCCCAGGGTTTGGTGAAACCCCCGTAATAACGAACGAAAAGAGAGAGGATTCGCCGGATCGGATCGGAGCGCCTTTTTAAAATTGGGCGCTGACCAAAATTAACAGATGATCAACCTAGTCACCTTCCATACAATACCACATGCATGTGCCACAGTATTGCCAGTTTAGAAACTCGAATTCAAAGTCTGATTTGCTTATCTATATAACAACTTTAAATTTGAGGCCTTTCACATCATCGCGCACTGTTTATCCACGTTTTACAGACCTAGATCGCTGTAGATCAACAGTACCGGCAGTACCGGGTGTGTTACTGTTCAACCAGCGTGTACAGCACTACCGGTAACGGATGAACACTACCAAACCGATAAGTTTTTTTCCCCGAAAAAGAAACAGGGTCAGCTCAATAAaaaaaatttcatttttttttccaCCTACTTTCCACACGAAGCGTGGACACCCACATTAGTATAACATATATTTATTACAGCCACTGCACCTAGCAACGTTTATAACGCCTCCGACAGCACTATCCCATCCGTGACAGCCTGACAGGGCAAATCAAAGCGATCGACTAATCGCTGGTGAGATCAGGTGTATATCAATCAACCACGTGTTTGTAGCCCGTGCTAAACGCGGGTGGGGTCGTCGGGCCGTTTCCGTCCCGTCCCGTCAACCCACACCGCCAGGCGCCCAGGCCCAgcaacccaacccaacccaacccaacccaacgCTGCCCACCCACCAACTTCCTTTCCTCCCCCCTCATATCCCATTTCTCGCCGCTGCCAACCAACCGCCTATAAAACCCCGCGCCCCCGCCCACCCGCTGCCTGACTTCTCCAATCCAATCGCGGAGCTCGCTCCCCTGCCGTGCCGTGCCCAGCCCAGCCGCCACCCGCCGCTCGCCGCTCCCGCTCCCGTTCCGGGTTCCGACACagcaaagccaaagccaaagcgaAAGAGAAAGAGAAGCAGTAAGCAGATCGATGGGGCGGTCGCCGTGCTGCGAGAAGGCGCACACGAACAAGGGCGCGTGGACCAAGGAGGAGGACGACCGCCTGGTGGCCTACATCCGCGCGCACGGCGAAGGGTGCTGGCGGTCCCTGCCCAAGGCGGCGGGCCTGCTGCGCTGCGGCAAGAGCTGCCGCCTCCGCTGGATCAACTACCTCCGCCCCAACCTCAAACGCGGCAACTTCACCGCCGACGAGGACGACCTCATCATCAAGCTGCACAGCCTCCTTGGGAACAAGTACGTGCCGCCTCTGCTCCGTACTCTCACTGGCTTCATCGGCGCCACCCAACCAAGCTGAAGATCCTATCAATCAATTGCCTGCAGGTGGTCCCTCATCGCCGCGCGGCTCCCGGGGCGGACGGACAACGAGATCAAGAACTACTGGAACACGCACATCCGGCGGAAGCTGCTTGGCAGGGGCATCGACCCCGTCACGCACCGCCCCATCGCCGACGCGGGCGCCGGCGCCGTCACCACCATCTCGTTCCAGCCCAaccccaacgccgccgccgccgcagcagcgcaGGCGCCACAGCATCAGCCGatcaaggcggaggcgacggccGTCAAGGCTCCCAGGTGCCCCGACCTCAACctcgacctctgcatcagcccgCCGTGCCAACagcaggaggaggacgaggaagacgaGGAGCTGGACCTCAAGCCCGCCGTCGTCGTCAAGCGGGAGGTGCTGCAGGCCGGCCACGGCGGGGGCCTCTGCTTCGGGTGCAGCCTGGGCATCCAGAAGGGCGCGCCAGGgtgcagctgcagcagcagcagcaacaggcacAACTTCTTGGGGCTCAGGGCCGGCATGCTCGACTTCAGAGGCCTCGAGATGAAGTGAAGTGAAAGCCCATACATACGCTCGATCGAAATGGCCAGCCGAATTCTTCTCCTTTGTTGCTTTGGTTCTTGCCTTGTTGGATTTGGGTAGGGTCCGCTAGTTGGTTAGCAGTTTCTAGTAGGAGGAAGGATAGTGCAGGATGAGGAGGAGAGTAAAGACGGCGAGCAGGATTCGTGGCTCGTGTCACTACTCACTACTACCTCAGAGAGCACAGTGGTAGAGAATAATAATTCCTCCCTGCTCTCTTCTCTTCCCATTTTGTATATAAAAAAAAATCCCCTGGCTACCTGAATGAATGTCAGGAATAATCACATATAATACTCTGATGCTAGCTAGCAGTAGCAGGTAGGTAGTACATGTAAATTTTCAGCCTCAGCGTCTGTTTTGTGGAGAACATATAAAACAAGAGTCGATACAGAGCGTATGCTCTGTTCTCTGAATACCAGAACCTCCCTCCGTTAGCATTCCAGATTGTATACGCTGTCGCATGTGCTTTGCTTACCCATTGGCCATTGGTTTTCCAGATTTAGCCGTCCAATCATGGTGCGCTTAGCTTAGCTGACCTGAGCACACAGCCTGCATGATCGCCAAGAGCAGTCACGATGAAGTATTGACAGTAGTTTCTATCTCTCTTAATTACACTGACAGCTCAGCGATTCGCTCATGTGGCCAAGAAGTTATCGAGGAGAGAGGGTATAGAATGGAGAAATCGTTTCCTCCTCAAGGAACGACGTCTTCACGTCGATCAAGGCACGAAGAAACGATAGAAAGTGTGTTGGGGAGAAACTGCTAGTTTCCATCGCCTTCCTCTGGATCCAGTGTGCAAGCCGCCGTCGCTGTGCAGGCCGCGCCGCCGTGCAGCAGGCCGAGGCCGCCACTCCGTCGTCGctcaagccgccgccgccgcagggaaGCGAGTTATCCTGCCGGCGCGGCCGCCACTGCTGCGCTTGCCGCCGCGAAGGCCGCCCCATCGTCGCCCAAGCCGCCGCACAGCGGCTTTTGTAGAAACTATTGTGGGTTTTTTCTTCATTGGGACTGCCCCCAAAGACACTTGTGTTTATCGGCCATGCAAAAGATCTTGGACCTGCTATACTAGAATTGTTCTgctggggccttgtttagattgaaaaaaattttaacccgatgaatagtagcactttcgtcttatttgataaatattatccaatcgtggaccaactaagcttaaaagattcatctcgtgattttcaactaaactgtgtaattagttattttttttatctacatttaatgctccatgcaaacggctaaaaattgatgtgatgaaaagagagtgaaaaaacttggaattttgaggataactaaacaaggcctgggtCTCAAGAGCACTTTCTTCCCGGATCCTTTGCTTTCTGCTAGTGGTAAAAAGAAAAGTGTCCCTGACCCGTTGCTATTGGGCACGAGAGAAAAAGAGGGACGAAAGGAAAGATCAACGGACCAGTTTAGCGAGGTGAAGCTCCAGCAGCAGGAGCGCGTCTCCTCTTTCTGAGGTCGCCACCATTTCGGGCGAGCGGTGGCAAGTTGCCGGTGAGAGTAGAAAGCTGCAGCGATAAGGAAAAGCAGCGGCTTCGGGCGGCCGAACCGAACGGGCGGGCACAGGTCGCTGCTCGAGGCCGAGCGGGCGGGCGGGGCGCGCGCCGCTTTGCGTCGCTGTCGCCGCCGTAAATGCAGTGACGGACAGGCGTTGGAGGATTATTTGATAATGAAATTCGTGCGTTTTCTCTATGACAGTATGAAATCGGACTAATTTCTATATAAAACCAAACTAATTTATGTGATTCTTGCAAAATCCACACGTCCCAAACGCGCCCTAAAGCTTCGGAGCACTCAGGACACGGAACGAACGAACAAACGGGCTGAAGCCTGAACTGCAGGATGATGCCACGCGCCCAAGAGCTACAACGCGGCGAACTGCAAGCAGTCAGAGGGAGATGGTGCATCGACACGCTGTTCTGCTGCCATTTTTCTTTCTTCTGGGGGTACACAAGTACAATCCTCAAACCATAACGTAGTTGTATAAGGAAAGGAAGGGGATGGATGGAGGATTGGGGGGCTCGTGGCGGCCGGCGGGGCATGAGGCGGGGTGGGGATCGGGCAGGCGGTTGGCGGCGGATCGGATGGGTCGACACCTGTCGTCAGTTCAGATGGATTGCCGACAAGACGCTGCAACCTTGCTGTCCGACATGCGTGCTTGTCGTCCCGTGACCTTTGGAGCTGGAGCAGGCGAAAACCGATCCTGCAATCCAATCCAAAGCCTGCAAGCTCTCGTATGCGTGATTCCTTATCATCTGCGATTTTGAGGCGAGATATCTGGATCGTGCGGCTGATGGCTTCTACGACTTTGAAGCTGATTTATTGTAAAATAAAAATGTTATATTATGGCTGATACTATAGAAATTAGAAGAACATACTCCTGGTAGGTGCCTTTAACTTTTTATAACTTATCCAACTTTAATCACAAATATATAAAACATAAATCTTCTAGATTTGTCCTAACTCAAAAATTAGCTTTGAGAGTTGATATCTAAAACATTCTATACGGATAGGCTGGATTCACTACAGCTGTTGCTACAGCAGCTGTTAGTATGGTAGTAATCTACGTACAAGGCAGCTGCAGCGACAGCCGCAAAAAAAGACGGCCGAACAGGCCCTTTTGTCATTGTTTGAACAATTACCAAAATtacttttataaaaaaatatataactcTTTCATTTAATATAATACTATATCTTTATAGACTTTTAACCAAATGAAATGGATTTTGGACTTATTATAGATATAAATCGATTTGTATTTTGGATCGGAACAAGTATATAAATTGGAGGTGCTACTCTAGGAAAAAAAATGACAGAAATCAGACGTACGAGCGCACGGCGATGATTACATGGAGTGTTCCATccctgttcgtttggacttgtttggtttataaaccatgactaaaagtactgtttATTAATTtagtatgagaaaaaaatattatttattgactAATAAATTATGACTTATAAACCAAATACGATCGAGCTAACATGCTGCATGTCGATCGTCAACTTTATGATCATTACTCGTATGCATTAAAAAAACACACTTGATGTTCTCCTGTGTGCTACTGCTACTCGATGGATATCTGCGAGCCCCGGAATTGTGGATGGTGGTTTCCACTTCCGTTCGCTCACCCGGATTCTGCTACACTGAACCTGCCCGACTCTTGCCAAATTGGTGAGCAACTTTCACCTCTAAGTTATTGGCTAAACGCCTAAACCGCATAGCTAATCCTACTAGTTTATGCAGCGGTGGTTGCCGATTTCGGCTGCTGACGAACTCCCGCCGCTGtttctttccccttcttttcacTAGCGCCACTGGTCCCTTCCATTTTCAATAACAATAGGCATTGCCTAGTGTGGTATGTTGCTACTGGAATCATGCTACTGGGATTACTCAAACGCCAAGAGGGGGTGGGTGCCTGCTGCTTGGTTGCTAGCGAGTGCAACGGATGGTCTGCAGTGGCGCATGGCACTGAGCCACTGGCACTCAGCCACTGGTTCGTCCCCTGCAATGCAACATGAAGTTTTAAAAATTGATGGGCTGAGTGATCTTGTCCGTGTAGCCCAGTAATCATAAAAGAACCTGTTTAGTATTAATACTACCCAAGTAGGACTGTGTGGTATTTGTTTCTTGGCCAGTtgccatcttttttttttctctccctctGTCTCTTTTATTTTGCCTATTAATCTTGCTGACTGTTCTCTATTCCACGGCTGGATGGATTCGTCAGAGACCCCAACCCAAAGATCATGGTGAAAATGGTTGGAACGTGATGCTCAGACTCACGAATTCATGTTAATATAGTCAGGAAGAACCCCTGGCGTGGCGGTACAACTTGTACAATAAGAAGAAACTAACTACTTTGGTAACTCTAGATTACATCACAAGATTACATCAATCAGGAGATACCTATCATATCTAACCGAAGCCGTGATACTTGCATTCACTCGCAATCCAAGCCTGAGAGCACAACCAATCTTCAGGAGATATCAATCAATCACCAATCAACCAGATATTGTGGTCATGTGATCCTTTTGGATATTCTTAACATCCCCCTCAATCACAACTTATCAGCGAGGTTGAGATTGTCTCTGAACATGACCATTTGCTTCTCTagaagaggcttagtgaagccaTCGGCGATTTGATCCGTAGTGCTGATGAATCTGATGTCCAGGCGCTCTGCTGTAACTTGTTCGCGTACAAAATGAAAATCGATCTTTATATGCTTGGTGCGTGCATGAAATACAGGGTTAGCCGATAGATACTTTGCGCCAAGATTATCACACCATAAATATGCTGCCAAAGGATATGGAATACCTAACTCATCAAGTAATTTTTGTACCCACATTACCTCTGCAATAGCGTTGGCCAAAGACTTGTAATCAACTTCTGTACTTGATCTTGAAACCGTAGGCTGTTTTCTTACGCACCATGACACTAGGTTGCAACCTAGGAATACAGCAAAGCCGCCTGTAGATCATCTGTCATCAAGGCAACCGGCCCAATCAGCATCTAAAAAAGCACTTACAAGCATCGAGTTAGATTTTCTAATTTTTAACCCTAGGCCGATTGTTCCTTGTACATATCTTAATATTTTCTTCATAGCTTCCCAATGAACGAACGTCGGCGAGTGAAGGAATTGACAAACTTTGTTGACCGAAAAAGACAGATCTGGTCGTGTGAGGGTGAGATACTAGAGAgctccaacaatgctcctgtatcTGGTTGAGTCCTCCACTCCTAACCGAGTGCCACTAGTGACTAAAAGCTTTTCGGTAGTATTAAGGGGTGTTTTGACGGGTTTACACAACTGCATATTAACTCTTTTGAGGATATCAGAAGCTTACCGTTCTTGTGTCAAAAGCAATTCACCTTTCTTTCTTTGAACCTGTATGTCAAGAAAATAGTGAAGGTTCCCGAGATCTTTGATTGCAAAGTCCTTCTCTAAATCTCGGAGAAGAGCATCCACTGCTTCCTATGATGAACTAGCCAcaattatatcatcaacatatacaagcATAAAGATGACATGATTTCCTTTCCAATAAAAGTATAATGATGTGTCAGATTTGGAGGGAACAAAGCCTAGACTCTGAAGTTTACCACACAACCTAGAATACCAGGCCCGTGGTGCTTGTTTTAAACCATACAGGGATCTATCAAGTTTGCATAAGTGATGTGGTTTGGTCTTATCTTCATAACCTGGCGGTTGTTTCATGTATACCTCTTCTTCAAGGAAACCATGCAAGAAAGTGTTCTGAACATCAAGTTGCCTCAAACATCAATCCTTAGACATAGCTAGAGAGAGCACAAGATGAATTGTGGCTGCTTTCACAACAGGACTAAAAGTATCCTCATAATCAATGCCATATTGTTGTTTGAACCCCTTTGTTACTAGGCGTGCCTTATATCTATCAATTTTTCCATCTGATCTTCTTTTGATTTTATAGACCCACTTGCAATCTATCACTTTTTTACCTTTTTGAGGTGGAACTAGATGCCAAGTTTTATTCCTAATCAatgcatcaaattcaacatccataGCACGCTTCCAATTATTATCGACTAAGGCATGTTGCAAATCAATAGGACCTTCAGTGGTGGTTGCTAACTGACCATATCGAATAGTTCCATTAGTGTAAATTTTTTGTTTGCGTATACCTTGTTGTAGACGCGTGGTGGGTCACTAGAGAGCCAGTGCTGTAGGCGATGTAGAAGATCCGGTGGGTTGATCTATGGCTGGCGTAGAAGATCTGGCAAGCGAAGATCCGGTGGGTTGGTATGTGGCTGGCACAGAAGATTCGACGAGCGGCAGACCCAAGGGAGATTCTCCACCACTGGTCAAAATATTCTGTACCCCCATCCATGGAGCCAGGCGAGGCGAGTTCGAGATAGGTGGCGCACGTGGAGAGGATGTTGGTGGAGCTGACACATTCATCACGAGCGCAGGAGCTGACGCCGCCAGATCCAAGACCGATCCTGTCGGCTCCGCAGTGGAAGGTGTAGGTGAATGAGCCTGGGGATCACCGCCTGTTCCTGCCAAAACAGGAAATTGCTCGGGGAGCATGAAATGACGCCCGTTTCTAGCTAGATTTAGTTCGTTTGACGCCGAATTTTTTTCATGTGCTGCACGCTTAGACATAGggtttgtcggggacctaataccaggataccctagaaggtggaaccaataaccatcgaacattaaaaacttctggatggataagggcgccgctacgttccttgcccgaatgacaggagtttggttccgcctcgcccgacgcttttgggacagctccacctcgcccgagggctaagggctagtcttcgtctcgcccaacgcctttgggccagcctcgcctcacccaagggctaagggctagtctctgcctcacctgacgccTTTAggatagctccgcctcgcccgagggctaaaggctagtctctgcctcgcctgacccccgaggggcgggctcgggctcgcccaagggataaggactggtctctaCCTTGCCCAATGACCGAGGATGAACCTCGTCCCGCTCGATGTATAAAGACCGGTTtcgtcttacctgacaacttctccttgttccctcatgatgatgggtacagggtaAGAtgagacgttcgggtcaaccacggcttcaaggaccataccctacgcctcggcaggaaaggtactgccagggaacgacaggatgggtgctttagacccttctgggcacCACAGAGCCTGAAAAGTATTGCAAGTAcgtgctcctcaccctgtagagttgtaggcaccgccttcagctctgggacatagaacccgacaaagatatacgacaaccactacgctccATAAAAGGATTTGCGATCTCCACGAATGATGGATATAccgtcaccacgttatggacccaagggagcggcgcccgcttcccgacccctcgggtcaACCAAATTGGAAGACCTTGCCCACGACGCTACTCCGGACCCTGACCCCGCGTCCCttcgacagagactcataggaaccagaagacatgcggagcaaggctgggcgagtctcataagtcaaaaccattgtaccatagcccataccctgcgtagggcaaTATTCTGTAACCATCCTAACATTCTATAGAGGTATCGATAGTAttataggcgcttatcatcctttctcactcatcagaatgggtaaccaggctgggtagacgtgagccacaaggctaggtagagtatGCATCCTAGCCCTCAtgcttgtaaagccgtccccttcatctataaaaggggatgcgcttcctccaacagagggaccgacttttgatggcacaacacataacacacacagtcaagctgctaccaagctcttggcccccTTTTGACCCttacatcagagacttgggactagtccctctcttgatcgtttgtaccccctactacgaaccgttttttgtgttaataacacgagcagcaacaaactggacgtagggacatttagcccgaactagtataaatcttgtatcctttagcgcaccatccgagcctaacgcgcattactataaatctgcttaccggtgcttgtacaaaacacTGACAGGGTTAGTATGTAGGGAATCATTATCAAAATGATCTAAAGAATTGTTGTCCCTAAAATCATGTGAAGGATttgtcaaagttggaggaaggaggagaattTCATATCGTAATCGATCACCGGCGTTTGGGTGGAGTTTGGCGAAGGGGAAGACGTGTTCATCGAAGACCATGTCTCAGAAAATATAGACACACCCTTCATTGACATCTAGACACTTGAACCCCTTGTGTATGTTACTGTATCCTAGGAATACACAACGTTTGGAGCGGAATTACAACTTGCGAGCGTTATAAGGCCGTAGATTTGGCCAGCATACGCAACCAAAAGTACGAAGAGAGGAGTAGTCTGGTGTTTGATGAAACAGACATTCAAGAGGAGTTTGATTATTGATAATTTTACTAGGGAGGCGATTAATAAGATAGGTGGCAATGATGAAAGCTTCATCCCAAAATTTTAAGGGCATAGAAGCATGGGCTAAAAGTGAGAGACCTACTTCAACAATATGGCGATGTTTGCGTTCAGCGGAGCCATTTTGTTGATGTGCATAAGGGCATGAGACATGATACGAGATGCCAATGCGCTAAAAGAAGGCATTCAGCTTTTGATATTCCCCTCCCCAGTTAGTTTGCATAGCAAGAATTTTTCTATCAAATTGGCATTCAATCATAGCTTGGAATTCATGAAATTTTTGAAAAACTTTAGATTTAtgatgaagcaaataaatccatgtaaacTTGCTGAAATCATGAATGAAGCTAACGTAATAACTGTTTTTGCTAACAGTATTGGGCGTAGGACCCCATACATAAGAAAACATAAGTTCTCAGGGACTCAATGAGATACTCGTGGATCTAGGATAGGGTAGCTGATGACTTTTGCCCTTTTTGCAAGCATCGCAAATAGTTTCTTTATTCAAATCGACAACAAAGGGAATACTATTTTTGCTAAGGACTTACTGAACGACTACAAAAGAAGGGTGGCCGAGacgactatgccacctggacaaaGGAGACTTGACAGCACCAAACGCCCCTTTATTCGATAATGGCCTAGACTTCATCGGGTAGAGGCCACCTTCACATTCCCCTCTAAGGATGGTTTTTTTCGTCGCTTGATCCTTAATCAAAAATAgttgggatgatattcaataaaaGCATGGTTATCGGATGTAAGATGATGAACAGATGCAAGGTTTTTGTTAGCTTCAGGAACATAAAGAATATTGTTTAGGATGAGATTTTGATTTGGGGTACGAACAAAACTTTGACCAATTTGATTGATTCTCATACCTACGCCATTAGCAACATGAACCTTATCGTTTCCATGGTACTTGTCCCTCATGGTGAGCTTCTCTAGCTCTCCCGTGATGTGGTCGGTAGCACCAATATTGGAGTACCAGTTGGTGTCAATCCCATATGACGCAGAGGAGGCAGATCGGGATTGCTCTAGTGGGCTAGTGAAAGAAGCGTCAAACCGTTGAAGCAGCGAAGTCCGGTGTAGCCCTCCTTGCCGTAGAGCTGGCAGATGGGTTTATCGCCGTTGTAGTTCTGCCGAGGGTGcccgctgttgttgttgttgttgccacaGTTGTGGCCGCATCCGCGTCCTCGGCCACCACCATCATGGTTGAAACCGCCATGGCCTCCATGTGTAGCCGTGTTAGCAGATGAACCGGATCCACCGTGCTAGAGATC
This DNA window, taken from Miscanthus floridulus cultivar M001 chromosome 13, ASM1932011v1, whole genome shotgun sequence, encodes the following:
- the LOC136500338 gene encoding myb-related protein Zm38-like, whose translation is MGRSPCCEKAHTNKGAWTKEEDDRLVAYIRAHGEGCWRSLPKAAGLLRCGKSCRLRWINYLRPNLKRGNFTADEDDLIIKLHSLLGNKWSLIAARLPGRTDNEIKNYWNTHIRRKLLGRGIDPVTHRPIADAGAGAVTTISFQPNPNAAAAAAAQAPQHQPIKAEATAVKAPRCPDLNLDLCISPPCQQQEEDEEDEELDLKPAVVVKREVLQAGHGGGLCFGCSLGIQKGAPGCSCSSSSNRHNFLGLRAGMLDFRGLEMK